In the genome of Thermosphaera aggregans DSM 11486, one region contains:
- a CDS encoding phospholipid carrier-dependent glycosyltransferase, whose protein sequence is MSKLDLTSISHYLIIALLFTLSLMVFYQSASDFTRLEIERGGRGYVSDEVWYVSSARNILYKIFHVEPRLSNGSYGATIIYEGYINSFRLKADARDLNISVRADYSKLKGFYVVAPSEESFNAYLSRIREYVNVTDIVPGWMLPDAERVNEYINWEHPPVGKYFVAASIWLLGDYPLHWRLPAILTGALTVVLTYLLMLSLTGNQAVSLTASLLLMLDPLSKALASIMLLDVYIAFFTVLTTLLAVKGLLKHAMIAAVVGGTFKFSALFLLLPVVFLTVRRDVRSKPSFTTLISSLILNIMLAGALFLALTTLVSIPIASYMGFSNWVKYSLIGSFTWHTSVKCTGANCPISSAPWEWFMSVNSFPLYIYPDGSALKASGTWPFWISSLTLSITLAPACFKDRRFGRLWVFYIGVFSGYLLLWVVGGRSQYSFYSIQLAPLVYSTLVYAVPSIIFNRGLLIETLGYWGRLKELILKAVIA, encoded by the coding sequence TTGTCAAAGCTTGATTTAACAAGTATTTCCCACTACTTGATCATAGCCTTGCTCTTCACATTATCGCTCATGGTTTTCTACCAGAGTGCTTCTGATTTCACGAGGCTAGAGATTGAGAGAGGGGGGAGGGGTTATGTTTCCGACGAGGTATGGTATGTTTCGTCAGCCAGGAATATTTTGTACAAGATTTTTCACGTGGAGCCGAGGCTTTCAAACGGTTCTTACGGGGCAACGATAATCTACGAGGGATACATCAACTCGTTCAGGCTTAAAGCAGATGCAAGGGATTTAAACATATCTGTTAGAGCAGACTACTCCAAGCTGAAAGGCTTCTACGTGGTAGCGCCCTCTGAGGAAAGTTTTAACGCATACTTGTCGAGGATTAGGGAATATGTTAACGTAACAGATATTGTGCCGGGGTGGATGCTTCCTGATGCAGAGAGGGTTAACGAGTACATAAACTGGGAGCACCCGCCCGTGGGCAAGTATTTTGTTGCAGCATCAATTTGGCTTCTAGGCGATTACCCGCTTCACTGGAGGCTTCCAGCAATATTAACCGGGGCTTTAACAGTTGTGCTAACGTACCTTTTAATGCTTAGCCTTACAGGGAATCAGGCGGTATCCCTGACCGCCAGCCTCCTGTTAATGTTGGACCCCTTGTCCAAGGCCTTGGCCAGCATAATGTTGCTAGACGTCTACATAGCATTCTTCACGGTTTTGACAACCCTTCTAGCTGTGAAGGGCTTGCTGAAGCATGCCATGATCGCGGCTGTGGTGGGCGGGACGTTCAAGTTCTCAGCACTGTTCCTCCTTCTCCCGGTTGTCTTCCTCACGGTTAGGAGGGATGTGAGGAGCAAGCCCTCCTTCACCACGCTTATATCATCGCTCATCCTCAACATCATGTTGGCTGGAGCGTTATTCCTTGCCCTGACAACGCTGGTTTCCATACCAATAGCATCTTACATGGGGTTTTCAAACTGGGTTAAATACTCTCTGATAGGGTCTTTCACATGGCATACAAGCGTGAAATGCACTGGGGCTAACTGCCCTATTTCATCAGCCCCGTGGGAGTGGTTCATGAGCGTCAACTCCTTTCCACTCTACATTTATCCCGACGGCTCGGCGTTGAAGGCGTCGGGCACCTGGCCTTTCTGGATCTCCTCGCTCACTCTTTCAATAACACTAGCCCCGGCGTGCTTCAAGGATAGGAGGTTTGGAAGGCTGTGGGTTTTCTACATAGGGGTTTTCTCAGGCTACCTCCTCCTATGGGTGGTGGGGGGTAGAAGCCAGTACAGCTTCTACAGTATACAGCTAGCGCCACTGGTTTACTCAACCCTGGTATACGCTGTACCCTCCATAATCTTTAACAGGGGCTTGCTTATAGAGACCCTGGGCTACTGGGGTAGGCTTAAAGAGTTGATCCTTAAAGCAGTGATCGCTTAA
- a CDS encoding ribbon-helix-helix domain-containing protein: MAGVISRMRLITVKMPEIYVEGLDELVKIGRYSSRSEVIRVAIRDLLKKELWISEGEFS, translated from the coding sequence ATGGCTGGCGTTATCTCGAGGATGCGTTTGATAACTGTTAAGATGCCTGAGATTTATGTTGAGGGATTGGACGAGCTTGTTAAAATAGGGAGATATAGCAGTAGGAGCGAGGTTATCAGGGTTGCTATAAGGGATTTGTTGAAGAAGGAGTTATGGATTAGTGAAGGCGAGTTCTCCTGA
- a CDS encoding DNA-binding protein: MAIYLFSIKPVYAYRIFTGVKKYELRRYMGFEVRRGDRIILYVSGRVKSLMGEFTAGKVITGTPEEVWKRLSKILDTGVGEGDFKYIKGSRQAMAIEVLNPIVYPTPVELETLRRILPDFNPPLSMRQLDEDDPLIKLVIRRIRERFEKSGELAFTNP; the protein is encoded by the coding sequence TTGGCCATCTACCTCTTCAGCATTAAGCCAGTGTACGCTTACAGAATTTTCACCGGCGTGAAGAAGTATGAGTTGAGGAGGTACATGGGTTTCGAAGTGAGAAGGGGTGACAGGATAATCCTATACGTCAGCGGACGCGTCAAATCATTAATGGGTGAGTTCACCGCTGGAAAAGTTATAACTGGCACGCCCGAGGAGGTTTGGAAAAGGCTGTCTAAAATCCTTGACACGGGTGTTGGGGAAGGAGATTTCAAGTATATCAAGGGTTCGAGGCAGGCCATGGCTATTGAAGTGTTAAACCCTATAGTATACCCCACACCTGTTGAGCTTGAAACCCTGAGGAGAATACTACCCGATTTCAACCCCCCGTTAAGCATGAGGCAACTAGACGAGGACGACCCTTTAATAAAGCTTGTAATTAGGAGAATTAGAGAGCGGTTTGAAAAATCAGGAGAACTCGCCTTCACTAATCCATAA
- a CDS encoding tRNA (adenine-N1)-methyltransferase, with the protein MSSVKPGDVVLVYIDDSRKFVVKVTPGKILGTDKGFIKHEDLIGRLYGESVVTSQGVKALLLHPLRHDYSSTVRRITQIIYPKDASLMIYYSGLKPGGIAGEAGVGSGVLTLSLAEIVGENGLVYGFDVNEKALENARVHLEIHGLSSRVRLIKHDVREPLGVTGLDAFFLDMPDPWNALDSVYQAVKPAGTVLAYVPTVNQVEKTVLSMERHGGFADIHAYETLLREYSVEEGATRPHTLMVGHTGFIVFARKIVVS; encoded by the coding sequence ATGAGCTCGGTAAAACCCGGGGACGTCGTACTCGTATACATAGATGATTCGAGAAAGTTTGTCGTGAAAGTAACTCCGGGGAAGATCCTTGGAACAGACAAAGGCTTCATCAAGCACGAGGACCTGATAGGAAGACTTTACGGTGAAAGCGTGGTCACGAGCCAAGGGGTTAAAGCCCTACTGCTCCATCCCTTGAGACATGATTACTCATCCACAGTGAGGAGGATTACTCAAATAATATACCCGAAGGATGCTTCGCTAATGATTTACTACTCCGGCCTGAAACCCGGCGGCATTGCTGGCGAGGCAGGGGTTGGCTCAGGAGTTCTAACGCTCTCGCTCGCCGAAATAGTTGGGGAGAATGGGCTAGTATACGGTTTCGACGTGAACGAGAAGGCTCTTGAGAATGCCAGGGTGCATTTAGAGATTCATGGTTTGAGCAGTAGGGTAAGGCTGATTAAACACGATGTCAGGGAACCATTAGGTGTAACAGGGCTTGACGCGTTCTTCCTGGACATGCCTGATCCATGGAACGCTCTCGACAGTGTTTACCAGGCGGTTAAACCAGCGGGAACCGTTTTAGCATACGTCCCCACCGTGAACCAGGTCGAGAAAACAGTCCTATCGATGGAGAGGCACGGCGGGTTCGCAGATATTCATGCCTATGAAACACTGCTTAGAGAGTACAGCGTTGAGGAGGGTGCCACCAGACCCCATACTCTCATGGTTGGGCATACAGGCTTCATCGTGTTTGCGAGAAAAATAGTAGTATCCTAG
- a CDS encoding protein-lysine N-methyltransferase, translating into MLKLSNAGPDDVLYDLGCGDGRILITAVKEFNVKKAVGIEKDLERVKEASLKIKEANISDRAFIIHGDFFEVSIEEATIVTLFLLTSVNEALKPKFEKELRDGARIVSHEFRIPGWREERVVDVRDDNGLSHTIYLYVKGKHRF; encoded by the coding sequence ATGCTTAAATTATCGAACGCTGGCCCCGATGACGTTCTCTACGATCTAGGGTGCGGTGATGGCAGAATACTTATCACTGCCGTTAAAGAGTTCAACGTTAAGAAGGCTGTAGGGATAGAGAAGGATTTGGAAAGGGTTAAGGAGGCTTCCTTAAAGATAAAGGAGGCTAACATCTCCGACAGGGCGTTCATAATTCATGGCGATTTTTTCGAGGTAAGCATTGAGGAGGCAACCATTGTAACTCTATTCCTCCTCACATCAGTTAATGAAGCATTGAAACCGAAGTTTGAGAAAGAGTTGAGAGACGGGGCTAGAATAGTTAGCCACGAGTTTAGAATACCCGGGTGGAGAGAGGAGCGGGTTGTGGACGTGAGAGATGATAACGGTTTATCCCATACTATCTACCTGTACGTGAAGGGGAAGCATCGCTTCTAG
- a CDS encoding 30S ribosomal protein S26e: protein MPKKRESRGRHKGDKGKVEIVQCDNCGRRVPSDKAICVTRMYSPVPPQLAEELEKKGAVIQRYPVTKCYCVSCAIHYGIVKVRAEEERKPKPPPV, encoded by the coding sequence ATGCCTAAGAAAAGGGAGAGCAGGGGTAGGCACAAGGGCGATAAAGGTAAGGTTGAGATTGTCCAATGCGATAACTGCGGGAGAAGGGTTCCAAGCGATAAAGCCATATGTGTAACCAGAATGTACAGCCCGGTCCCACCGCAACTCGCGGAGGAGCTTGAGAAGAAGGGGGCTGTCATACAAAGATACCCTGTGACGAAATGCTACTGTGTCTCGTGCGCAATCCACTACGGCATTGTCAAGGTGAGGGCTGAGGAGGAGAGAAAGCCCAAGCCCCCGCCAGTGTAG
- a CDS encoding DNA-directed DNA polymerase I has protein sequence MRISKIGYVASLPSETYEKVLSKPHYLLGVYYDGKMEKAILEFVDEKGEKLVKIADPTRHKPYFLTSDDPSLIRERLGNLESSGVDSIEEEYRINPLTMERVRLVKVVTKDPLIVRKIRSKFNTAWEAKIKYHANYIYDNRLIPGMRYVTDFSNGAQKLVMVKPEIPQSLVEKVRELFRNEPPETVKLAEELLLLFEESPPKVKRVAVDIEVFTPFKGRIPSPKLAEYPVISIALAGSDGLKKILLLAREYKHDFDYMMEDYPVEAEVEVFDSEKDMLLEAFRIMGSYPVVLTYNGDNFDLQYLYVRAFKLGILRSHIPLKIGEDMIRIDTSIHLDLYKFFSNRAVKNYAFGGKYQEEKLDAVSGALLGVSKIGFEETIGDISASLLAAYNYRDAEITLNLTMFSNELVWKLIILLARVSKTSIEDLCRRQISYWIQNLFFWEHRKLGYLIPNKEDILRHVRGTGTKAIIEGKKYAGALVVEPPKGAFFNVVVLDIASLYPSIIKKYNLSYETVDMKWCSKTIDIVDETGRRLHEVCVDKPGLTAQLTGILRDYRVGIYKKRSKDKSLPPETLAWYEVVQRAIKVFINASYGVFGDEKFSLYSPAVAESVTAMGRKSFYTIVRKAADLGVKTLYGDTDSIFVWAPTQEQLRKLQSWILEKLGLEIEIDKSFTYVVFTGLKKNYLGRTVDGGIEIKGLVAKKRNTPEFLKDLFENVIEKLKSVENPAGFIEFVKWLEHQVKTIHNDIRRKEITLDRLAIRVALTKTPSLYTKTKPPHVKAALQLMNYGYSVEEGDIITFVKVKSKEGYKAIQLTRLHEVDPDKYIELVKSGLEQFLSAFGIRWEDIIGSGGLTELLRNNRA, from the coding sequence ATGAGGATTAGCAAAATAGGCTATGTCGCATCCCTTCCCTCTGAAACATATGAGAAGGTTTTAAGCAAACCTCACTACCTGCTAGGAGTCTACTATGATGGTAAAATGGAGAAGGCCATCTTAGAGTTCGTTGATGAGAAAGGGGAGAAGCTTGTTAAAATAGCTGACCCCACTAGGCATAAACCATACTTCTTAACCTCGGACGACCCTTCGTTGATAAGGGAGAGGTTGGGGAACCTAGAGAGTTCCGGGGTAGACTCTATCGAGGAGGAGTATAGGATAAATCCTCTCACCATGGAGAGGGTTCGCCTAGTGAAGGTGGTTACCAAGGATCCTCTAATCGTGAGGAAGATTAGGAGCAAGTTTAACACTGCGTGGGAGGCTAAGATAAAGTATCATGCAAACTACATCTACGATAATAGGCTGATACCTGGAATGAGGTATGTTACAGACTTCTCCAACGGTGCGCAAAAGCTTGTAATGGTTAAGCCAGAGATACCCCAATCCCTTGTTGAGAAAGTAAGGGAGTTGTTCAGGAATGAGCCTCCTGAAACAGTGAAGCTGGCTGAGGAACTCCTCCTCTTGTTCGAGGAGTCACCGCCCAAGGTGAAGCGCGTAGCAGTCGACATAGAGGTTTTCACCCCATTCAAAGGGCGTATCCCCAGCCCGAAGCTCGCCGAATACCCTGTGATTAGCATAGCATTGGCCGGTAGCGACGGCTTGAAGAAAATCCTCCTGCTGGCCAGGGAATACAAGCATGATTTCGACTACATGATGGAGGATTACCCTGTTGAAGCCGAGGTGGAGGTGTTCGACTCCGAGAAAGACATGTTGCTGGAAGCCTTCAGAATAATGGGGAGCTATCCCGTCGTCCTCACTTACAACGGTGATAATTTCGACCTTCAATACCTGTACGTGAGAGCCTTCAAGCTGGGGATTCTGAGAAGCCATATCCCGTTGAAGATAGGGGAGGATATGATTAGAATTGACACAAGCATACACCTAGATCTATACAAGTTCTTCTCGAACAGGGCTGTTAAAAACTATGCTTTCGGGGGGAAATACCAGGAGGAGAAGCTTGACGCTGTTTCAGGGGCACTGCTAGGAGTGTCGAAAATAGGTTTCGAGGAAACAATCGGCGACATATCGGCCTCACTATTAGCCGCCTACAACTACAGGGATGCCGAGATCACGTTAAACCTAACCATGTTCAGTAATGAACTCGTTTGGAAACTCATTATTCTTCTAGCTAGGGTTTCCAAGACAAGCATTGAAGACCTGTGTAGGAGGCAGATTTCCTACTGGATTCAAAATCTGTTCTTCTGGGAGCACAGGAAGCTCGGCTACCTCATACCTAACAAGGAGGACATTCTGAGGCATGTAAGGGGGACGGGGACGAAGGCGATTATTGAGGGTAAGAAGTACGCTGGAGCCTTAGTGGTTGAGCCTCCGAAAGGGGCTTTCTTCAACGTGGTCGTCCTCGACATAGCCTCCCTATACCCTAGCATTATCAAAAAATACAATCTGAGCTATGAGACCGTTGACATGAAGTGGTGTAGCAAGACAATAGATATTGTCGATGAAACCGGGAGAAGGCTTCACGAAGTCTGCGTTGACAAGCCCGGGTTGACCGCGCAACTAACCGGTATTCTAAGGGATTACAGGGTTGGAATATATAAGAAGAGGTCTAAGGATAAGAGCCTTCCCCCTGAAACCCTGGCCTGGTACGAGGTGGTTCAGAGAGCTATTAAGGTGTTCATAAACGCTAGCTACGGGGTCTTCGGGGATGAGAAGTTCTCTCTGTACTCCCCAGCAGTGGCTGAAAGCGTTACCGCGATGGGTAGGAAGTCCTTCTACACTATTGTGAGAAAGGCCGCGGATCTCGGGGTTAAAACACTGTATGGCGACACGGACTCGATATTCGTCTGGGCCCCAACCCAGGAGCAGTTGAGGAAGCTACAGTCATGGATCCTTGAGAAGCTAGGCCTGGAGATCGAGATTGACAAGTCTTTTACATACGTGGTTTTCACAGGGCTTAAGAAGAACTACCTGGGCAGAACGGTTGACGGCGGCATAGAGATCAAGGGGCTTGTCGCGAAGAAGAGGAATACTCCGGAGTTCCTGAAAGACTTGTTCGAGAATGTTATCGAAAAGCTTAAAAGCGTTGAAAACCCCGCGGGTTTCATAGAGTTCGTCAAGTGGTTGGAGCATCAGGTGAAGACAATACATAACGATATTAGGAGGAAGGAGATAACGCTCGACCGGCTCGCCATAAGGGTGGCCTTAACCAAGACGCCATCCCTCTACACTAAGACTAAGCCGCCGCATGTTAAGGCAGCCCTCCAATTAATGAACTACGGGTACAGCGTGGAGGAGGGGGATATTATAACGTTTGTCAAGGTGAAGAGCAAGGAGGGCTATAAGGCTATACAGTTAACGAGGCTTCACGAAGTAGACCCTGATAAGTACATTGAGCTTGTTAAAAGCGGTCTTGAACAATTCCTCTCAGCCTTCGGAATAAGGTGGGAGGATATCATAGGCTCCGGCGGGTTAACCGAGCTTTTGAGAAACAATAGGGCGTAG
- a CDS encoding nascent polypeptide-associated complex protein: MSPRELKRMLKKMGIDVEEYSDVDRVEIFLKNKKLVITSPQVVAFKTGGQVAFQISGVVREEEASAQPAPQQPVAEEVKISEEDIRFVMEQTGVSYEEARKALVNSKGDIIQAILAIKSAKG, from the coding sequence ATGAGCCCGAGAGAGCTTAAGCGAATGCTTAAGAAAATGGGTATTGACGTTGAAGAATACAGTGATGTTGACAGGGTCGAGATATTCCTTAAAAACAAGAAGCTGGTTATCACCAGCCCTCAGGTCGTCGCGTTCAAGACAGGCGGGCAGGTTGCATTCCAAATCTCAGGCGTGGTGAGGGAGGAGGAGGCTTCGGCTCAGCCAGCTCCTCAGCAACCGGTTGCTGAGGAGGTTAAAATATCTGAGGAGGACATTAGATTCGTCATGGAGCAGACGGGTGTTTCATACGAGGAGGCTCGCAAAGCCCTTGTCAATTCCAAGGGAGACATCATTCAAGCAATCCTAGCGATCAAGTCTGCAAAGGGTTAG
- a CDS encoding MBL fold metallo-hydrolase: MICLTVKLRILGGGREVGRAAYLLEGRERVLFDYGVNFDEKDLPQLPLHVRPVDLDAVVISHAHLDHVGAAPYLFITGKPKIYATRPTLDIARLLTIDFLKLNAAVIEYDMLEFEKMYSSTVFVDYQESVEQGFKLVFTNAGHILGSTMVYLETSTGEKILYTGDVNNISTWTLSGADFLPVGVDTIIMESTYGGRNHPKRHLVEKRFVETVEEVVDKGGTVLIPAFSVGRSQELMTLLTSELPYVDIYIDGMVKDVSEIYLKHRKFLRDPGLFMKTVENVNFVTKASERKKLVSKPCVIIASAGMLKGGPSVYYFKKIAENPRNAVLLVSYQAPASNGHKLLEEGRLPELELNEVKARVEWYDFSSHAGRDGLAEIAEKYKASLKNVILIHGGEDDQEVLKKELAERLGGDVKIVTPKTGDEVVLSP, translated from the coding sequence GTGATATGTTTGACAGTCAAGTTAAGGATTTTAGGCGGCGGTAGGGAGGTAGGCAGGGCGGCGTACCTTCTAGAAGGCAGGGAGAGAGTACTGTTTGACTACGGGGTAAACTTTGATGAGAAGGATCTCCCGCAGCTACCTCTTCACGTGAGGCCTGTCGACCTGGATGCCGTTGTAATCTCGCACGCCCACCTAGACCATGTGGGGGCGGCTCCATACCTGTTCATCACCGGTAAACCGAAAATATATGCTACGCGTCCAACCCTCGACATAGCCAGGCTCCTAACCATAGACTTCCTCAAGCTCAACGCCGCAGTGATCGAGTACGACATGCTAGAGTTCGAGAAAATGTACTCTAGCACGGTCTTCGTCGACTATCAGGAGTCTGTTGAGCAGGGTTTCAAACTAGTGTTTACGAATGCGGGGCACATTCTAGGTAGCACCATGGTCTACCTTGAGACCTCAACAGGTGAGAAAATCCTCTACACCGGAGACGTGAACAACATTTCCACCTGGACGCTGTCAGGGGCTGATTTCCTCCCCGTGGGTGTTGACACCATTATAATGGAGTCAACCTACGGCGGTAGGAACCATCCCAAGAGGCATCTAGTTGAGAAAAGGTTTGTCGAGACGGTTGAGGAGGTCGTGGACAAGGGTGGCACAGTGCTCATCCCTGCCTTCAGTGTTGGCAGGAGTCAGGAATTGATGACCCTCCTCACGAGCGAGCTACCATACGTTGACATCTACATTGACGGGATGGTTAAGGACGTCAGTGAGATTTATTTGAAGCATAGGAAGTTCCTAAGGGATCCCGGCTTGTTCATGAAAACCGTGGAGAACGTTAACTTCGTCACAAAGGCAAGCGAGAGAAAGAAGCTTGTCAGCAAACCCTGCGTGATAATAGCCTCCGCTGGGATGTTGAAGGGCGGTCCAAGCGTATACTATTTTAAGAAAATAGCTGAAAACCCAAGGAACGCTGTACTCTTAGTGAGCTATCAAGCGCCAGCGAGCAACGGTCACAAGCTCCTGGAGGAGGGCAGGCTACCGGAGCTAGAGCTGAACGAGGTTAAGGCAAGGGTTGAATGGTATGATTTCTCCAGCCATGCGGGAAGGGACGGTCTCGCAGAGATTGCCGAGAAGTATAAGGCAAGCTTGAAGAACGTTATCCTGATCCACGGAGGCGAAGATGATCAGGAGGTTCTTAAGAAGGAGTTAGCCGAGAGGCTTGGGGGAGACGTTAAAATCGTAACGCCTAAGACCGGTGACGAAGTAGTCTTAAGCCCGTGA
- a CDS encoding elongation factor EF-2 yields MVRYKQTSEVLKIMKNVEQVRNVGITAHVDHGKTTLSDSLLGAAGLISEKIAGQALALDYLDVEQKRQMTVKAANVSLYHEYKGKPYVINLIDTPGHVDFQAKTTRALRVIDGAIVVVDAVEGVMTQTEMYLRVALEERVRPILFINKIDRLIKELRLSPNEIQQRLIQIIKDVNALIASYADKEFQQAWQLDPAKGQVAFGSARDRWGFTIPMAQQRGIKFSDVVDVYTRGKEAVPELQKAAPLHEAVLDMVVKFVPNPRDAQKYRIPKIWHGDVNSELAKYMMDADPNGPLIMLVNDVRVDPHAGLVATGRVYSGTVRAGEEVWLVNARMPQKVLQVSLYMGLYRELADEITAGNIAAVLGIDKARSGETLVSMNYKDVMTPFEKLRMITESVVTVAIEPKNPSQLTKLIDSLHKLSIEDPSLIIKINEETGEYLLSGVGTLHIEIALTLLKDLYGLEVVSSQPVIVYRETVRDKSQVYEGKSPNKHNRFYISVSPLNEETIRLIQDGIITEDMDARERAKILRDQAGWDADEARRIWAIDENINLLVDMTSGVQYLREIKDTIVQGFRLAMKEGPLANEPVRGVKVVLHDAVVHEDPAHRGPAQIFPAVRNAIFLGFLTSRPTLLEPIMKLDIRSPMEYIGNVTTVLTKKRGKLIDVQQSGALARVVAEIPVAESFDLAELLRSVTAGKAIWGQEFSRWSYVPDSMLMDLIAKIRQRKGLKPEPPRPEEFMSL; encoded by the coding sequence ATGGTTAGGTACAAGCAGACAAGCGAAGTGCTCAAGATAATGAAGAATGTTGAGCAGGTTAGAAACGTGGGAATAACAGCCCACGTTGACCACGGTAAGACAACGCTCTCCGACTCACTGCTCGGCGCCGCTGGGTTGATCTCTGAGAAGATAGCTGGGCAGGCACTAGCCCTCGACTACCTGGATGTCGAGCAGAAGAGGCAGATGACCGTTAAGGCTGCCAACGTCAGCCTCTACCACGAATACAAGGGAAAGCCGTATGTTATCAACCTTATCGACACGCCTGGGCACGTTGACTTCCAGGCTAAGACAACCCGTGCCCTCAGAGTCATAGACGGGGCAATCGTTGTCGTCGACGCTGTCGAAGGAGTTATGACTCAGACGGAAATGTACCTGCGCGTGGCGTTAGAGGAGAGGGTTAGGCCGATCCTGTTCATAAACAAGATTGACAGGTTGATTAAAGAGTTAAGGCTATCGCCCAATGAAATCCAGCAGAGGCTCATACAGATAATAAAGGATGTCAACGCCCTGATAGCGTCGTACGCTGATAAAGAGTTCCAGCAGGCCTGGCAGCTCGACCCTGCTAAAGGACAGGTGGCGTTCGGCTCCGCAAGGGACAGGTGGGGTTTCACAATCCCCATGGCTCAGCAGAGAGGTATAAAGTTCTCAGACGTGGTCGACGTCTACACTCGTGGAAAGGAAGCCGTGCCGGAGCTACAGAAGGCTGCGCCTCTGCATGAAGCAGTGCTAGACATGGTTGTGAAGTTTGTGCCGAACCCGAGGGATGCTCAGAAGTACAGGATTCCCAAGATCTGGCATGGAGACGTTAACAGCGAGCTAGCCAAGTACATGATGGATGCAGACCCTAACGGTCCTTTGATAATGCTTGTAAACGATGTGAGGGTTGACCCGCACGCGGGACTGGTCGCGACGGGCAGGGTTTACTCCGGCACTGTTAGAGCTGGAGAAGAGGTGTGGCTTGTAAACGCGCGTATGCCTCAGAAAGTACTGCAAGTCAGCCTCTACATGGGTCTCTACAGGGAGCTCGCTGACGAGATAACTGCTGGAAACATAGCGGCCGTTCTAGGCATTGACAAGGCAAGGTCCGGTGAAACCTTGGTGTCAATGAACTATAAGGACGTGATGACGCCGTTCGAGAAGCTGAGAATGATCACCGAGTCGGTGGTAACCGTTGCAATAGAGCCGAAGAACCCGTCTCAGCTCACGAAACTCATAGACTCACTCCACAAGCTGAGCATTGAAGATCCAAGCCTCATAATCAAGATCAACGAGGAAACCGGTGAGTACTTGCTCAGCGGTGTTGGAACACTCCACATAGAGATTGCTTTAACGCTACTGAAAGACCTCTATGGCCTTGAGGTGGTGTCGTCACAGCCGGTTATAGTTTACAGGGAGACGGTTAGAGATAAGAGCCAGGTTTACGAGGGCAAGTCCCCGAACAAGCACAACAGGTTCTACATCAGCGTATCCCCGTTGAACGAAGAAACCATTAGGCTCATACAGGACGGGATTATAACTGAGGACATGGATGCGAGGGAGAGGGCTAAGATACTGAGGGATCAGGCTGGCTGGGATGCCGACGAGGCCAGGAGGATATGGGCCATTGATGAGAACATTAACCTGCTGGTTGACATGACCTCCGGTGTTCAATACTTGAGGGAGATAAAGGACACTATTGTGCAAGGCTTCAGGCTGGCCATGAAGGAGGGGCCTCTTGCGAACGAGCCTGTTAGAGGCGTCAAAGTAGTCCTGCACGACGCAGTGGTTCACGAAGACCCTGCTCACAGGGGCCCGGCCCAGATATTCCCAGCTGTGAGAAACGCCATATTCCTAGGCTTCCTCACCTCGAGGCCGACTCTGCTGGAGCCTATCATGAAGCTGGATATTAGGAGTCCAATGGAATACATAGGCAACGTCACCACGGTGTTGACGAAGAAGAGGGGCAAGCTCATCGATGTGCAACAGTCAGGCGCTCTCGCAAGAGTTGTAGCTGAAATACCCGTTGCAGAATCTTTCGATCTAGCAGAACTCCTGAGAAGCGTCACAGCCGGCAAAGCAATATGGGGTCAGGAGTTCAGCAGGTGGTCCTACGTCCCCGACAGCATGCTGATGGACTTGATCGCCAAGATAAGGCAGAGGAAGGGGTTGAAACCGGAGCCGCCGAGGCCCGAGGAATTCATGAGTCTCTAA
- a CDS encoding prefoldin subunit beta: MSRKTLPPEVQQLIVQYQTLKETHAKIDAELKLTEAELTDVDTVLNTVKNLEDTAELYKVVGHILVKKGKNDVIKELEERKEVLSLKRDKYKKQLDFLVKQISELEAKLKEALGRYGITVGQA; this comes from the coding sequence ATGAGCAGGAAAACGCTTCCACCCGAGGTTCAACAGTTAATAGTTCAATACCAGACTTTAAAGGAAACCCATGCTAAGATAGATGCCGAGTTAAAGCTCACCGAGGCGGAGTTAACCGATGTTGACACTGTTTTAAACACTGTGAAAAACCTTGAGGACACTGCCGAGCTCTACAAGGTTGTTGGCCACATACTTGTTAAAAAGGGGAAGAACGACGTGATCAAGGAGCTTGAAGAGAGGAAGGAGGTCCTGTCTTTGAAAAGGGACAAGTATAAGAAGCAGCTGGACTTCCTCGTGAAACAGATAAGTGAGCTTGAAGCAAAGCTTAAGGAAGCCTTAGGGAGATACGGGATTACTGTTGGGCAAGCCTAG